The window CCCAGGTCGCCCCAACCCATGTCGTCTGCGTACAGAATGACAATATTTGGTCGTCTCAATTCTTCCGCAGTCGCCGCCAGCGAAACCATGAATGCAGCGGCCGCGACGGCCGCAAATCGACACACGGACATCCCCACATCAATTCTCCCGACAAATACAAACAACGACGTCCATTGATTCAACCGGAACCACTCCCGGACGTGCATCCGGAATAGATCCTGCTGGCATTCCGGCAGGCACCCATCTGCCGATCGTCTTCGACACGATGTCCCGGACATGGCGTTCGCTGTCCGTTGAAAAACCGGGACAGGCACGCGAGACGACTGAAAACCGTGGTGTTTTAAGGTCTCCTGCTCGAGCCGGTCCGGGATTTCAACAGGCTGTGAGCGAATGCCGTTAGTGATCGTGGTCGTGATCACAATCATGATCATGATCGTGCTCGTGGTCTTCAAAATCCTGATCCCACGATTCAAAAGGATCTTCGTAATCGGCCCAGCCATCCGGTCCCTGACCGTACTCTTCATCCGTGAGCAGACATGCCTCCAGGGCAGCTCGGACGGAATTGATCTCCATCTCCTGGCCGATGAAGACCAGTTCCTGCCGGCGATCGCCATAGGGCTCCTGCCAGACGGATTCGATCTGCGAGATCATTTCCGGTTCGTCGGTGGGCCATTCTTCTTTCGGCGCTTCGGCCCACCATTCTCCACCGGGCTCAGCACTCAACACCTGTCCGGCCTGCGACCAGTAACCGGCGAGAGAATTGCGAGTTGCGAGCCAGAAATAACCGCGAGATCTGAGGATGGCGTTCACGCATTCGTCGTTCATCCAGAAATCGAAGAAGCGTTGAGGGTGAAAGGGGCGACGCGCTTCAAACACGAAACCACTGATCCCATTCTCCGGTGTCGCCGCCGCTTCACCTTCCAGAGCAGAGCCGGAACCTTCAACAGCCTGCCCTGCCCATTCGAGACTGTATCGATTGGTATTCATGACCAGAGAAGGGTCCACATGCCCAAAGCGGGACTCAATGACAAGTGCTTCGGGGTTCATTCGCTGCACAAGCGACTTCAGGGCAGCAAGCTGATCGGCTGCGACCAGATCGCATTTATTGATGACAACAACGTTGGCAAACTCCACCTGATCCGCCAGCAGAAGAGAGATATCGCGATCATCAGAATCTTCTCCGGCGCCAAGGTTTCGATCGGCCAGTTCTTCTGTCGACATGTAGTCTTCCATGAACTTCTGCGCATCGACAACAGTGACCAGGGTATCGAGTCGAACAATCTCGCTGAGGGCGTCGCCAGCGTCATCGACAAACGCAAAGGTTTCCGCAATCGGAATGGGTTCAGAAACGCCACTCGACTCAATCAGCAGATAGTCCCACGAGCCATCCTGAGCAATCGTCACAATCTCCTGCAGAAGATCTTCACGCAGCGTACAGCAGATGCAGCCGCTGGAAA is drawn from Planctomycetaceae bacterium and contains these coding sequences:
- a CDS encoding GTP-binding protein, yielding MTPLPVTILSGFVGAGRTTVLNHLLASQPDLKIAIIVNSAVGEEQSAATESHINVSEAQEHLVELSSGCICCTLREDLLQEIVTIAQDGSWDYLLIESSGVSEPIPIAETFAFVDDAGDALSEIVRLDTLVTVVDAQKFMEDYMSTEELADRNLGAGEDSDDRDISLLLADQVEFANVVVINKCDLVAADQLAALKSLVQRMNPEALVIESRFGHVDPSLVMNTNRYSLEWAGQAVEGSGSALEGEAAATPENGISGFVFEARRPFHPQRFFDFWMNDECVNAILRSRGYFWLATRNSLAGYWSQAGQVLSAEPGGEWWAEAPKEEWPTDEPEMISQIESVWQEPYGDRRQELVFIGQEMEINSVRAALEACLLTDEEYGQGPDGWADYEDPFESWDQDFEDHEHDHDHDCDHDHDH